GTTTTGGTTTTGGTGGCTCTTGCTTATGACCGCCGCCTCCACGCTTATTTTGCTGTTTGTTTCCGCGGTTTTGCTGATTTTTATTATTTGAAGGCTTCGATTGATTACGTTTCCCATCGTTTTTTTGTTGCTTAGGGCGATGGTCATTTTTTTCTTGGTTCTTTGTAGCTGTTGTTGAAGAGCTATTTCCACCCG
The nucleotide sequence above comes from Desertibacillus haloalkaliphilus. Encoded proteins:
- a CDS encoding translation initiation factor IF-2 N-terminal domain-containing protein, with protein sequence MKKMRIYEYAKEKDVASKVIIDQLKESGFSVTNHMSVLDEKMMETLTGGNSSSTTATKNQEKNDHRPKQQKNDGKRNQSKPSNNKNQQNRGNKQQNKRGGGGHKQEPPKPK